The following proteins come from a genomic window of Trifolium pratense cultivar HEN17-A07 linkage group LG4, ARS_RC_1.1, whole genome shotgun sequence:
- the LOC123922339 gene encoding pectinesterase 4-like → MESLNARCFYIQVLISTIATFLLVASARVNHHIVDRDGYPSWLSTSDRIVVSQLQSGGMQPNAIVANDGSGQYTTVTDGINSYPTNFQGTYIIYVKAGIYQEYVTVDQSKHNILLYGDGPTKTIITGNKNKNQGLSMPETATFTTFAENFTAKYIKIENTADATGEQAVAIRVVGDRSAFYNCAFRSHQDTLFVDNGRQFYRDCEISGTIDFIYGRSSTLIQNSQILVRKPLEGQSNVVVADGTSAYSRFTTGIVLQNCSILPDNEFKPYLHTTKTYLARPWGQFSTAVFLENYIADFIQMDGYLIWSKDQPNIENPYFAEFGNTGPGANATARVSWAKGLISKKAASIFTAEQFIHARTWLPATGIPYDHGLKST, encoded by the exons aTGGAATCCTTGAATGCACGATGCTTCTATATTCAAGTTTTAATTTCTACCATTGCCACCTTTCTCTTAGTGGCTAGTGCCAGGGTGAATCATCACATTGTTGATCGTGATGGATACCCTTCATGGTTATCTACCAGTGATCGGATAGTAGTATCTCAGCTTCAGAGTGGAGGTATGCAACCAAATGCCATTGTGGCTAATGATGGCAGTGGCCAATATACCACGGTCACTGACGGCATCAACTCATACCCTACGAATTTCCAAGGTACATACATTATCTACGTTAAGGCCGGAATCTACCAAGAGTATGTGACCGTTGATCAGAGCAAACATAACATTCTCTTGTATGGCGATGGACCTACCAAAACCATAATCACCggaaacaagaacaagaacCAAGGACTCTCAATGCCGGAAACTGCCACATTCA CCACCTTTGCTGAAAATTTCACCGCCAAGTACATTAAAATTGAGAATACAGCGGATGCAACAGGTGAGCAAGCGGTAGCTATACGAGTTGTAGGTGATCGATCAGCGTTTTATAATTGTGCCTTTCGCAGTCATCAAGATACATTGTTTGTGGACAATGGCCGTCAGTTCTACCGTGACTGTGAGATTTCCGGAACGATTGACTTCATATATGGTCGTTCTAGTACTTTAATACAGAACTCTCAGATTTTGGTGAGAAAGCCCCTTGAAGGACAAAGCAATGTTGTGGTGGCTGATGGCACTTCTGCATACAGCAGGTTCACAACTGGTATAGTCTTGCAAAACTGCTCTATATTGCCAGATAATGAGTTCAAGCCTTATCTGCACACCACAAAAACTTACTTAGCAAGACCATGGGGTCAATTTTCAACCGCAGTTTTCCTTGAAAACTATATTGCTGATTTTATTCAAATGGATGGATATCTGATTTGGAGTAAAGATCAACCAAACATTGAAAACCCTTACTTTGCTGAGTTTGGCAACACTGGACCTGGTGCCAATGCCACAGCAAGAGTTAGTTGGGCTAAAGGTCTAATCAGCAAGAAGGCGGCTTCTATATTCACAGCGGAACAGTTCATTCATGCTAGAACTTGGTTGCCCGCCACCGGCATTCCCTATGATCATGGATTGAAATCAACTTAA